The proteins below come from a single Odontesthes bonariensis isolate fOdoBon6 chromosome 18, fOdoBon6.hap1, whole genome shotgun sequence genomic window:
- the dtnbp1b gene encoding dystrobrevin binding protein 1b isoform X3 produces MVMAGRDAPFNTASTDSVELDAEHAQRVPGAEQGGVPPPQVKLKERQKFFEEAFQQDMEQYLSSGYLQIAERRGSMSSMEVNVDMLEQMDLMDMSDHEALDVFLHSGGEDNSVASPVAGPDVESFTTEISLQVPTQAELRHKLSSLSSTCTDSASQDTEGGEEDEDEEEEETEQGGGGVGGSGGRGRRRPPLVVTLDEKEVHPDTVLVDRVEKENQKSKDCEESK; encoded by the exons ATGGTGATGGCAGGAAGAGACGCACCATTTAATACGGCAAGCACAGACTCAG TGGAGCTGGATGCGGAGCATGCACAGAGAGTCCCTGGGGCTGAACAAGGAGGGGTCCCACCCCCCCAGGTGAAGCTTAAAGAGAGGCAGAAGTTCTTTGAGGAGGCCTTTCAGCAAGATATGGAGCAGTACCTGTCCAGCGGCTACCTGCAGATTGCTGAGAGAAGAG GCAGCATGTCTTCCATGGAGGTGAACGTGGATATGCTGGAGCAGATGGATCTAATGGACATGTCAGACCACGAAGCTTTAGATGTGTTTCTACACTCTGGGGGAGAAGATAACAGTGTGGCCTCGCCTGTCGCAG GTCCAGATGTTGAATCCTTCACCACAGAGATTAGCCTCCAGGTTCCAACCCAGGCTGAGCTCCGACACAAGCTTTCATCCCTGTCATCCACCTGTACTGATTCAGCCAGCCAGGACACAGAGGGcggggaggaggatgaggacgaagaggaagaagagactGAGCAAGGAGGAGGTGGAGTAGGAGGatcaggaggaagaggaaggagaAGGCCCCCTCTGGTAGTGACCCTGGATGAAAAAGAGGTGCACCCTGACACAGTGCTGGTGGACAGGGTGGAGAAAGAGAATCAGAAAAGCAAAGACTGTGAGGAGAGCAAGTAG
- the dtnbp1b gene encoding dystrobrevin binding protein 1b isoform X1, with protein sequence MVMAGRDAPFNTASTDSVELDAEHAQRVPGAEQGGVPPPQVKLKERQKFFEEAFQQDMEQYLSSGYLQIAERREPIGSMSSMEVNVDMLEQMDLMDMSDHEALDVFLHSGGEDNSVASPVAGPDVESFTTEISLQVPTQAELRHKLSSLSSTCTDSASQDTEGGEEDEDEEEEETEQGGGGVGGSGGRGRRRPPLVVTLDEKEVHPDTVLVDRVEKENQKSKDCEESK encoded by the exons ATGGTGATGGCAGGAAGAGACGCACCATTTAATACGGCAAGCACAGACTCAG TGGAGCTGGATGCGGAGCATGCACAGAGAGTCCCTGGGGCTGAACAAGGAGGGGTCCCACCCCCCCAGGTGAAGCTTAAAGAGAGGCAGAAGTTCTTTGAGGAGGCCTTTCAGCAAGATATGGAGCAGTACCTGTCCAGCGGCTACCTGCAGATTGCTGAGAGAAGAG AGCCAATAGGCAGCATGTCTTCCATGGAGGTGAACGTGGATATGCTGGAGCAGATGGATCTAATGGACATGTCAGACCACGAAGCTTTAGATGTGTTTCTACACTCTGGGGGAGAAGATAACAGTGTGGCCTCGCCTGTCGCAG GTCCAGATGTTGAATCCTTCACCACAGAGATTAGCCTCCAGGTTCCAACCCAGGCTGAGCTCCGACACAAGCTTTCATCCCTGTCATCCACCTGTACTGATTCAGCCAGCCAGGACACAGAGGGcggggaggaggatgaggacgaagaggaagaagagactGAGCAAGGAGGAGGTGGAGTAGGAGGatcaggaggaagaggaaggagaAGGCCCCCTCTGGTAGTGACCCTGGATGAAAAAGAGGTGCACCCTGACACAGTGCTGGTGGACAGGGTGGAGAAAGAGAATCAGAAAAGCAAAGACTGTGAGGAGAGCAAGTAG
- the dtnbp1b gene encoding dystrobrevin binding protein 1b isoform X2 has protein sequence MSTSPSARDGSQRNSLELDAEHAQRVPGAEQGGVPPPQVKLKERQKFFEEAFQQDMEQYLSSGYLQIAERREPIGSMSSMEVNVDMLEQMDLMDMSDHEALDVFLHSGGEDNSVASPVAGPDVESFTTEISLQVPTQAELRHKLSSLSSTCTDSASQDTEGGEEDEDEEEEETEQGGGGVGGSGGRGRRRPPLVVTLDEKEVHPDTVLVDRVEKENQKSKDCEESK, from the exons TGGAGCTGGATGCGGAGCATGCACAGAGAGTCCCTGGGGCTGAACAAGGAGGGGTCCCACCCCCCCAGGTGAAGCTTAAAGAGAGGCAGAAGTTCTTTGAGGAGGCCTTTCAGCAAGATATGGAGCAGTACCTGTCCAGCGGCTACCTGCAGATTGCTGAGAGAAGAG AGCCAATAGGCAGCATGTCTTCCATGGAGGTGAACGTGGATATGCTGGAGCAGATGGATCTAATGGACATGTCAGACCACGAAGCTTTAGATGTGTTTCTACACTCTGGGGGAGAAGATAACAGTGTGGCCTCGCCTGTCGCAG GTCCAGATGTTGAATCCTTCACCACAGAGATTAGCCTCCAGGTTCCAACCCAGGCTGAGCTCCGACACAAGCTTTCATCCCTGTCATCCACCTGTACTGATTCAGCCAGCCAGGACACAGAGGGcggggaggaggatgaggacgaagaggaagaagagactGAGCAAGGAGGAGGTGGAGTAGGAGGatcaggaggaagaggaaggagaAGGCCCCCTCTGGTAGTGACCCTGGATGAAAAAGAGGTGCACCCTGACACAGTGCTGGTGGACAGGGTGGAGAAAGAGAATCAGAAAAGCAAAGACTGTGAGGAGAGCAAGTAG